The proteins below are encoded in one region of Apostichopus japonicus isolate 1M-3 chromosome 22, ASM3797524v1, whole genome shotgun sequence:
- the LOC139963811 gene encoding uncharacterized protein has protein sequence MGLLISKTFNLLRELGSGKPTRVILIGLDAAGKTTILYKMKLHETVTTIPTIGFNVEEVTPVPGLTMVVWDVGGQEKIRALWHHYYQNSEGIIFVVDSADAERFPEAREELHAVLKDDQITPGVPIVIMANKQDLPHSAGASKLIESLDLRTITRHPWHIQGTCATNGDGLYESFESLAKMVKEYRKGGVQRY, from the exons ATGGGTTTGCTTATATCGAAAACTTTTAATCTGCTTCGTGAATTAGGCAGTGGAAAACCAACCAGGGTCATCTTAATAGGTCTCGATGCAGCCG GAAAGACGACAATCCTCTACAAGATGAAGTTACACGAGACGGTAACCACCATACCAACTATAGGGTTTAATGTGGAGGAAGTGACACCAGTACCCGGCCTCACAATGGTGGTATGGGACGTAGGAGGCCAGGAAAAGATCAGGGCACTTTGGCACCATTACTACCAAAACTCAGAAG GTATAATCTTCGTTGTGGATAGTGCTGATGCCGAGCGATTTCCTGAGGCCCGGGAAGAACTTCACGCGGTCTTGAAGGATGACCAGATCACACCCGGTGTTCCTATCGTCATAATGGCAAATAAACAGGACCTACCAC ATTCTGCAGGAGCATCTAAACTGATTGAATCTCTGGATCTTCGCACCATCACCAGACACCCTTGGCACATCCAAGGGACATGCGCCACCAACGGAGACGGACTCTACGAGAGTTTTGAGTCACTGGCTAAAATGGTGAAAGAGTATAGAAAAGGAGGTGTACAAAGGTATTAG